A genomic window from Lutra lutra chromosome 17, mLutLut1.2, whole genome shotgun sequence includes:
- the LOC125088445 gene encoding protein FAM187B-like, which produces MLASLWLLSLSLPTLWAEILIRCSYKSLCQQALVSGNDVVLQCDYPKALWYFSSILGEDPFLLSSVPNIKKLPGGSLQLTNPQPSQTGLYHCQDSDNALVVEYEIDFQDVSTLHITHRGLGQKPLQNETLSLGGRVLVFTHWEPWQDCNRCGEPGERKRLGFCYIEEPQEKAMPCWLYLRGEKTRSSRLRTELQVEACLVPCDHVKETNQPYFIFDIYPLGKLTNNMWLTCPLASIYR; this is translated from the coding sequence ATGTTGGCCTCCCTGTGGCTGCTTAgcctttctctccccactctgtGGGCAGAGATATTAATCAGATGTTCCTATAAGAGTCTCTGCCAGCAGGCCCTAGTCTCGGGCAATGATGTTGTCCTGCAATGTGACTACCCCAAGGCACTCTGGTACTTCTCTTCCATTTTGGGGGAAGAtcccttcctgctctcctctgTGCCGAACATAAAGAAACTTCCTGGGGGCAGCCTTCAACTGACCAACCCTCAGCCGTCCCAGACAGGCCTTTATCACTGCCAGGACAGTGACAATGCCCTTGTGGTAGAGTATGAGATTGACTTCCAAGATGTCAGCACCCTGCACATCACCCACAGAGGCCTGGGCCAGAAACCCCTGCAGAACGAGACCCTGAGTCTGGGTGGTCGTGTGCTCGTCTTTACCCACTGGGAGCCCTGGCAGGACTGTAACCGCTGTGGGGAGCCCGGGGAGCGGAAGCGGCTGGGCTTCTGCTACATCGAGGAGCCCCAGGAAAAAGCCATGCCGTGCTGGCTCTACCTGAGAGGGGAGAAGACCCGCTCCAGCCGTCTGCGGACCGAACTGCAGGTGGAAGCCTGTCTTGTACCCTGCGACCATGTCAAGGAAACCAACCAGCCATACTTCATCTTTGACATTTACCCATTGGGCAAGTTGACCAACAACATGTGGCTTACCTGCCCCTTGGCTTCCATCTACAGGTGA